One Theropithecus gelada isolate Dixy chromosome 20, Tgel_1.0, whole genome shotgun sequence DNA segment encodes these proteins:
- the LOC112614455 gene encoding LOW QUALITY PROTEIN: dnaJ homolog subfamily B member 3-like (The sequence of the model RefSeq protein was modified relative to this genomic sequence to represent the inferred CDS: deleted 3 bases in 2 codons) yields MVDYYEVLGVPPQASTEAIKRAYRKLALKWHPDKNPEKKEEAERRFKQVAETYEVLSDAKKHDVYDRYGEAGAEGSCAGGRPFEDPFEYIFSFRDPAEVFREFFGGQDPFSFDFFGNPLENVFGSRRNSRGSRSRGSAPLFSTFSEFPAFEGGFSSFDTGFSSFGSLGSGGLSSFCMSYGSDGTGSFKSMSTSTEIVDGKKTTTKRIIENGQERVEVEEDGEQLKSFIINGIEQLPHIDTE; encoded by the exons ATGGTGGACTACTACGAGGTGCTGGGCGTGCCCCCGCAGGCCTCGACCGAGGCCATCAAGAGGGCTTACCGCAAGCTGGCGCTCAAGTGGCACCCGGACAAAAACCCcgagaaaaaagaggaagcagaaagGAGATTCAAGCAGGTGGCCGAGACCTACGAGGTGTTGTCGGACGCCAAGAAACATGATGTGTACGACCGCTATGGCGAGGCGGGAGCGGAGGGTAGCTGCGCAGGTGGCAGACCCTTTGAGGACCCCTTCGAGTACATCTTCAGCTTCCGCGACCCGGCCGAGGTCTTCAGGGAGTTCTTCGGTGGCCAGGACCCATTCTCCTTTGACTTCTTCGGAAACCCGCTGGAAAATGTTTTTGGGAGTCGGAGGAACTCCCGGGGAAGCAGAAGCAGAGGGTCTGCACCCCTTTTCTCCACCTTCAgtgaatttccagcttttgagggtggtttttcttcttttgatacaGGATTTAGTTCCTTTGGCTCCCTGGGAAGTGGGGGCCTTTCTTCATTCTGCATGTCCTATGGTAGTGATGGGACAGGCAGCTTCAAGTCCATGTCGACTTCCACTGAAATAGTTGATggc aaaaaaaccaccaccaagaGAATCATTGAGAATGGCCAAGAAAGGGTGGAAGTGGAGGAAGATGGAGAG CAGTTAAAGTCCTTCATAATAAATGGCATAGAGCAGTTGCCCCACATTGACACCGAGTAA